In one window of Nakamurella alba DNA:
- a CDS encoding NADH:flavin oxidoreductase/NADH oxidase, giving the protein MSLLLEPLTLRGTTLPNRMVLSPMCQYSVTAQDGVPTDWHLVHLGARAAGGFGTVLAEATAVRADGRISPQDTGLWNEEQVAGWRRITDFVRQQGAVPGVQLAHAGRKASTYPPFAGTAGSVPTADGGWGTVGPGREPFGDLATPAALDRAGIAAIVEAFADSAVRAVRAGFGVIELHGAHGYLLHQFLSPLSNTRTDAYGGNLAGRSRLLAEVVDAVRARIPDEMPLLVRLSGTDWVDGGWTIEDTVALARRIGPLGVDLFDVSSGGNSPTAQIPVGPGYQVPLAERVRHGAQVATGAVGLITTAAGAEQVLAHGSADLVLIGRAALRDPAWPQRAAADLGHPERVHYPDQYLRGAWR; this is encoded by the coding sequence GTGAGCCTGCTGCTGGAACCCCTGACCCTGCGTGGCACCACCCTGCCGAACCGGATGGTGCTGTCCCCGATGTGCCAGTACAGCGTGACCGCGCAGGACGGTGTGCCCACCGACTGGCACCTGGTGCACCTCGGTGCCCGCGCGGCCGGCGGGTTCGGCACGGTGCTCGCCGAGGCGACCGCGGTCCGGGCCGACGGCCGGATCTCGCCGCAGGACACCGGACTGTGGAACGAGGAGCAGGTGGCCGGCTGGCGCCGGATCACCGACTTCGTCCGGCAGCAGGGCGCCGTACCGGGGGTCCAGCTCGCCCATGCCGGCCGGAAGGCCTCCACCTACCCACCGTTCGCCGGCACCGCCGGCTCGGTACCCACGGCCGACGGCGGCTGGGGCACGGTCGGCCCGGGCCGGGAGCCGTTCGGCGACCTGGCGACCCCCGCGGCGCTGGACCGGGCCGGCATCGCGGCGATCGTCGAGGCGTTCGCGGACTCGGCCGTCCGGGCGGTACGCGCCGGGTTCGGGGTGATCGAACTGCACGGTGCCCACGGGTACCTGCTGCACCAGTTCCTGTCCCCGCTGTCCAACACCCGCACCGATGCCTACGGCGGCAACCTGGCCGGCCGCAGCCGACTGCTGGCCGAGGTCGTCGACGCCGTCCGCGCCCGCATCCCGGACGAGATGCCGCTGCTGGTGCGGCTGTCCGGCACAGACTGGGTCGACGGCGGCTGGACGATCGAGGACACCGTCGCGCTGGCCCGGCGGATCGGGCCGCTCGGCGTCGACCTGTTCGACGTCTCCAGCGGTGGGAACTCCCCCACCGCACAGATCCCGGTGGGACCGGGATACCAGGTGCCGCTGGCGGAGCGGGTCCGGCACGGCGCGCAGGTGGCGACCGGCGCCGTCGGCCTGATCACCACCGCGGCCGGGGCCGAACAGGTGCTGGCCCACGGATCCGCCGACCTGGTGCTGATCGGCCGCGCCGCGCTGCGCGACCCGGCCTGGCCGCAGCGGGCGGCCGCCGACCTGGGGCACCCGGAGCGGGTGCACTACCCGGACCAGTACCTGCGCGGCGCCTGGCGCTGA
- a CDS encoding WhiB family transcriptional regulator, producing the protein MDWRHRAICRDEDPELFFPVGNSGPALLQITDAKAVCQRCPVTSECLSWAIETGQDAGVWGGMSEDERRALKRRRARARARSL; encoded by the coding sequence ATGGACTGGCGCCACCGCGCAATCTGTCGCGACGAGGATCCGGAGCTGTTCTTCCCCGTGGGGAACTCCGGTCCGGCGCTGCTGCAGATCACGGACGCGAAGGCGGTCTGCCAGCGGTGCCCCGTCACCAGCGAGTGCCTCTCGTGGGCCATCGAGACCGGCCAGGACGCCGGCGTCTGGGGCGGGATGAGCGAGGACGAGCGTCGCGCCCTCAAGCGTCGCCGCGCGCGGGCCCGCGCCCGCAGCCTGTAA
- a CDS encoding diacylglycerol/lipid kinase family protein, translating into MRAVLVVNPHATSTTGRRRDLLAHALASELRLAVEQTNGRGHASELAARATEAGADLVVVHGGDGTVNEVVNGIMKAGTGTRPMIAVVPGGSTNVFARALGVDPDPTGATEQILEALAERRLPRRISLGLADDRYFTFNAGLGLDAEVVHAVEEVRGSGRAISNSLHVRKTLRHYLTGHGRTARLTLELPGREPIPGVHLAFVSNVDPWTYWEKRAIRTNPGTTADGGLGVFALTSMKVPTVARVVGQLLRSGEAPPRAGALIREDDVPSAHVRCSEPVGLQVDGDYLGTRSEVRFRSVPGALGLFGPPAETDTPAAGD; encoded by the coding sequence CTGCGCGCCGTGCTCGTCGTCAACCCGCACGCGACGTCCACCACCGGACGTCGCCGGGACCTGCTCGCCCACGCCCTGGCCTCCGAGCTGCGATTGGCCGTCGAGCAGACCAACGGCCGCGGGCACGCGAGCGAGCTGGCGGCCCGGGCCACCGAGGCCGGCGCCGACCTGGTGGTGGTGCACGGCGGCGACGGCACGGTCAACGAGGTGGTCAACGGGATCATGAAGGCGGGTACCGGGACCCGGCCGATGATCGCGGTGGTGCCCGGCGGATCGACCAACGTGTTCGCCAGGGCACTGGGCGTCGACCCGGACCCGACGGGAGCCACCGAGCAGATCCTGGAGGCGCTGGCCGAGCGCCGGCTCCCCCGGCGGATCTCCCTCGGGCTGGCCGACGACCGCTACTTCACCTTCAACGCCGGACTGGGTCTGGACGCGGAGGTGGTGCACGCCGTCGAGGAGGTGCGCGGATCGGGCCGGGCGATCTCCAACTCGCTGCACGTCCGGAAGACGCTGCGGCACTACCTGACCGGCCACGGCCGGACCGCCCGGCTCACCCTGGAGCTGCCCGGCCGGGAGCCGATCCCCGGCGTGCACCTGGCCTTCGTGTCCAACGTCGATCCCTGGACCTACTGGGAGAAGCGGGCCATCCGCACCAATCCCGGCACCACCGCCGACGGCGGGCTCGGCGTGTTCGCGCTCACATCGATGAAGGTGCCGACCGTCGCCCGGGTGGTCGGCCAGTTGCTGCGCAGCGGCGAGGCCCCTCCGCGTGCCGGGGCACTGATCCGTGAGGACGACGTTCCCTCGGCGCACGTGCGCTGCAGCGAGCCGGTGGGGCTGCAGGTCGACGGCGACTACCTGGGCACCCGGAGCGAGGTGCGGTTCCGCAGCGTGCCGGGCGCACTGGGACTGTTCGGCCCGCCGGCGGAGACGGACACCCCGGCCGCCGGCGACTAG
- a CDS encoding GNAT family N-acetyltransferase has product MTDPRITAATPADVPAIVGMVHELAAYEKLPQDCHLEESQLTAALFGDSPAAFALVARETGGRDPVGFALWFLNFSTWEGVHGIYLEDLYVQPGARGSGLGKALLVRLAEIAVERGYARVEWSVLDWNTPSIDFYRAFGAVPLEGWTTYRLTGPALARRGSGTD; this is encoded by the coding sequence ATGACCGACCCACGGATCACCGCTGCCACCCCGGCCGACGTGCCGGCGATCGTGGGCATGGTGCACGAGCTGGCCGCCTATGAGAAGCTGCCGCAGGACTGCCATCTCGAGGAGTCGCAGCTGACCGCCGCGCTGTTCGGCGACTCCCCGGCCGCGTTCGCGCTGGTCGCCCGGGAGACCGGTGGCCGGGACCCGGTGGGGTTCGCGCTGTGGTTCCTCAACTTCTCCACCTGGGAGGGCGTGCACGGCATCTACCTGGAGGATCTCTACGTGCAGCCCGGCGCCCGGGGGTCCGGGCTGGGCAAGGCGCTGCTGGTCCGGCTGGCCGAGATCGCGGTGGAGCGCGGCTACGCCCGGGTGGAGTGGTCGGTGCTGGACTGGAACACCCCGTCCATCGACTTCTACCGGGCCTTCGGCGCCGTCCCGTTGGAGGGCTGGACCACCTACCGGCTCACCGGCCCGGCTCTGGCCCGAAGAGGCTCGGGAACCGACTGA
- a CDS encoding histidine phosphatase family protein yields MSGPRIALIRHGQTEWSASGQHTSTTDIDLTAEGVQQAGAVAGMLTGLELAPRTVLVSPRLRARRTAELAGLTPTAVLDDLAEWDYGSYEGLTSAQIHQDRPGWSIFTDGAPGGESPEQTTARADRALAAARAALADGDVALVCHGHISRVLAVRWVGLPVATGSLLAMSPAAITVLGTYRGDPIIDHANVVPFVGGPA; encoded by the coding sequence TGAGCGGGCCGCGCATCGCGCTGATCCGGCACGGGCAGACCGAGTGGAGTGCCTCCGGGCAGCACACCTCGACCACCGACATCGATCTGACCGCCGAAGGCGTGCAGCAGGCCGGTGCGGTGGCGGGGATGCTGACCGGGCTCGAGCTCGCCCCCCGCACGGTGCTGGTGAGCCCGCGGCTGCGGGCCCGGCGCACCGCGGAGCTGGCGGGTCTGACCCCGACCGCTGTGCTGGACGACCTGGCCGAGTGGGACTACGGCAGCTACGAGGGCCTGACCAGCGCGCAGATCCACCAGGACCGGCCCGGCTGGTCGATCTTCACCGACGGCGCCCCGGGCGGGGAATCACCGGAGCAGACGACGGCGCGGGCCGACCGGGCCCTCGCCGCGGCCCGGGCGGCGCTGGCCGACGGTGACGTCGCGCTGGTCTGCCACGGGCACATCTCCCGGGTGCTGGCCGTCCGCTGGGTGGGGCTCCCGGTGGCGACCGGGTCCCTGCTGGCGATGAGCCCGGCCGCGATCACGGTGCTCGGCACCTACCGCGGCGACCCGATCATCGACCACGCCAACGTGGTCCCGTTCGTCGGAGGCCCGGCATGA